CCAGACTAGAGAAAAATAATATCCTAGcatctaacattttttttttgacgtcgtttattgtagatttgccgcagatggctttaactacttggccaaacaATTGTACCGGgggtgcgctgagggctctcacccggtacaaaatttaagacaacaggcctaaaggtgaccggttgggcgcgaacctcggctcaaggcgtcgtgtAGCATCTAACAGAATATTGTATTTACCTACACAGACAATGGGTGCATATACAtgtttgaatcccggcttgaACTCAAACCACTAAAATCGACTTTATGAgcttgaattcatatttggaccatagataattgaaaTCACGTGGTTTTAAGGATTTACGCACGGTAAACGGCAATAGACACACCACCTCTTATATGAGACTTAAATTtattgcctaccccttcggggatataggcgtgatgcgaTGATAATATGTAAATCACAAAGTCTATGCAAGTAAAAACGTACTTAAAATTTCTCCCGTCAGAAAGCACTTCTTAATTACTTCCTCACACTTCACTTCATAAACATAGTCCTCCAAATATAGCCTAGCCCCCCAGATGTTTTCCCGATTGTTTTTTGTCAACCTCTCACAAAAACTGCATCGTCGTGGGAACTTCaaaaaaagggaaaaaaaaCATCTTCGCAGATGTTAGCGAATCCTAGAACATAAAGTCACGTGTCAAAACAGGAAGAAGTTATAATTTACCGGACGCGTGCCTTCTATCTGCAACGGACTGTGAAATAGTCCTATTAATTTTAGGGTTCTCTTTTTGAAATCAGAACTAGTATTTTATGTCTAAAAAGGCCTTATTTCGATAATACAATTTCTCTAACGGTatctctttttgttttttttttattttttattatagacttattgtcgatttgcgTATATGGCTTCAAGTACTTGTAACACTTACGATGGATATACATActacttataaacaaaaaagCGATGGCGTAGAACCTTAGATTTTTTACGTCAGACAGAATGAAtaaccacatcgtcacttaccatcagaggggattgtagtcaaacgcaagcctattttattaaaaaataaaatgaccgCCTCCTTCCGTAGTAGTTCGTGGTTAGACTGTCAGTTGTTAGCGGTTATTTTGTCCATTAGTATTTCTGTCCATCAGTCTTTTATCTCTCGTGCTAGGAAGTTTCCCTTTGCTATAGGTCTGTTCTAATGTCGCAGACTTTATCCACCGTCTCTGCTACACGCGTCATCAACTACAAAACTCACCATAAACATTTGTGGGTCGTCAAATTCGACAGAACCCTGAAGTCTATCTCACGCTTGACCTATTTTGTTACAAAGGGTACCTCTTCACCCTTTTGTTTAACAAATAGAACATTATTGTTAACAAGCTATTTCTTATACTTCTTGCAATATACATAATTACTAGTTACTCAAGTGAATCGAAAGGAGAAAAAAGTCATTTtgtgtttataatttatttattacaacctTTATAAATTAATCTCATTACAAATACGAAAACATTCATGACTTACCGCTCTATTTGCGGTCTTTTTAcggacatttttaaaattacaaaccatttatttataaaacatcatTAACTACTATAACGTACTCCAAAGTCACATTCGTTGAACTGTAATAAAAACTCTAAACTCGCATAAAGAACTCTGAAGATGAAAGAAGCATTATTATCAAATCCCATTCTTAAGAAAAGTCAGATATAGCCTCTATTACAAAATTAcacttaaaacaataaatattattattttacgaagCGACTTCCGttgtccggtggttgagcgttcggctcacgatccggaatcccgatggggacataccacaaaaattactttgtgatccctagtttggtcaggacattacaggctgatcacctgactgtccaaaaagtaaatgatccgtgcttcaaaaggcacattaagccgttggtcccggttactacttactgatgtaagtacgtagtcgtttcatgagccatatcaggggcttttggcggctcaataataaccctgacaccaaggttgatgaggttggtaatgatcctcacaacccacaccataggaAAAGAAGATTATTTTACGCAGACAAGTACAATTTTAAAGCAATTTAACAATAAcgcattatataataataaaatagaaatgcgATTCTATTAGACAACATATTTGTTAATTACGTATGTATTTATTCAATGTCTTTGTAAATCAACTAAGTACTTAGACTCGTCAAATTAATTATCTATTATGGCCATCATTCTGTAACAAATACACACATTAACTTGACGCCACAGTTATCAGTTACAACCATTATCTATTAATTTTAGTGCATCCATTTCGACACTAAGATATGCGACTAATAGCCATGATTAGTACCCACACATAATCAACGTCCCGTTATAAACAACAAATTATCATCAGACTATCTTTAACACAAGTACCGAAAACTAATTGAACCTTATCAAATATATCTACTGGTATCTACTTTACAAAGTAATTACAATGTGTCTCTAACAATTCGTTTGCTATTCAGAAAACAAATAATACttgtgtaagtaaataagaTCTATCACCACATAGTAGAAGTGTGAGAGAAATTAATCGTATCTTATCAGACTCGTTTGTCGGTGACGACCTTGTTATCAGACACATGGTATACTTGCATCGTTATCTACGTCTTTCGTTCTCCCTTTCTTGCCATACCTAAAGTATTCCTCGATCTGCAGCAGCGTTTTGCCTCTTGTCTCGGGCAAATAGAAGTACAAATATATCGTGCCTAGCAACGTCGATAGTCCATAAAACATATAAGTACCATGATGTCCTAAACCTTCCAACATTCCCGGCGCGGTCTTTATCGTTGCGAAGTATGCAACTGATGTCGTCATCACACTTATTCCTGAGCCTATGCCCTTAGTTTCAGTGGCGAACAATTCTCCAACCATATTCCAGGGTAATGGCACCACACCCAAATTGGATACTATCATATAAACAGTCATGAGTCCTATAGTAATCACAGGCGAGATGCGGTTCCTTTTCACTGAGAACATGTATATTGCTAGAGCTATTAAAGATAAAGAAGTAAAAATTCCACTTATCATAGCCATAGGTCGCCGACCCTTCTTTTTAAGTAGCACACAAGCTACAAGCAAAGACGCACATCTCAAAACGTCTAAGCTCAACATTGCCGCGTCCGCATATTTCTTGCTACCCATCAATTCTTTCACTAAGTCTGTAGTATACGCACTGATAACATTCACCCCAGAAAGCTGTGTCATTATGAAGAACACTGTCATTATCGTCAGAGGCTTATAAAACTCTGGCTTTACAATGTTCGCCTTCAGCGCACTGAGTTTGCTCATCGATTGGTCCCTCTTTTCTTGAGCTGCTATTATTTTGTCAAGTTCGGCCTTCATTTCTGGACACGTTCCTCTGTACCATTTAAATGATTCAATGCACTTGTCTATGCGATTTTGAGTTGCCAGCCAAGCTGGTGTTTCTGGCGCAAAGTACAGGATAACACCACCAATTAATGGGAAAAGTCCACAGAGAAGCGAAGCGTAGCTCCAATGGAGCAATGTGCCAAACACGTGTGACATCAGCACCCCCACTGCTATAGCCAATGACAACCCAGCCAAGAAGAATCCTCTGTAAGCTGGTGTGCTGATTTCTCCAATAAACACTGGACCTAGAGGACCAAGCCAGCCTTGAGAGAGTCCGGTGATGAATCTTCCCACCAGAATCATGGCCATGTTTTTTGCGAATCCGATCACAACCCAGccacttataaaaaatacagcCAAAACCACTTGCGAGTTCCTTCTGCCATATCGTTCCATCAAGTATCCAGAGAGAAGGTTTCCAAAGAGCAGAGCCAATGACGCTGTGGCagctgaaacaaataaaaattataatgtaaatgtATCTATAAAAAGAAACGGATAATGAACTTTATTCAACATGTACAACTGTACGTTTGAAATAACAACAGTAATCTTTATCTCTTTTTTTTAAGTCCCGCAGTGATTACTGAAATAGATTAGCTTGACCTGTGGTATCAAATTCAACAAAACATGGAAAAGTTCTGACCCAACAGTACGTACATACTTCCGTACTTAAAGACTGATGCAATGATGAATATAAGTTGTTACTTCTTTCCATCTTTACCTACATACGCAATAATATGATGTCTACCCGGTGAAAggaagccgtgatagcccagttggtagaacgcttgcctctcgctttgaggtagcaggttcgaatccaacacaggcctaagtctaaatgattatcacgtgctcagcgatgaaggaaaacatcgtgaggaaacccacattcccgacaaatatattttccgaggtatgtgacctaacttatattgggctggttttcccttcgtgggttggaaggtgagacaggcagtcgcttctgtaaaatcggacctgtcaaatcttcaggttaggtaagcggatcctgtaaaATGATGCCAGGGAGATAGATAGTGTACCCagtgaaattaaatttaaaaaggccacatcacctaaaaaagcaatattgcaacttgacatttgcgtatacaaaagtaagtgcgcaatgcaaacaaatgtcaatagcAATATTAGGCTTTATAGATggtttcttcgatgtggccttttcaacccaCCAGAATttttcattatattataatatttcaatacataCCCACCCATGACACCATTTCCGTGGAGATGTGGCCATGTCGCTCGTGCTTCAGTTGAGGGATGAGTATTGCGGAGAAGCCAGCAGTGGCACCAGCTCCCAAAGTCAGCATAAACGTTCCCATGGCCATGATAGCCTGAAGGCAAAATTATGAAGTCCTTATTATAATATACCTCTATAAAGGCCTCTATAAGggacgataagaagaagaaggccccgattcctgcagacacctcctaattttactttaagttatacctgtcattttcttatccgccgaaaaggaaaggcacggatgattgacagctcttaattttaggaagaacgagtaatttaatgaataacccgggcgaatcaaaaagatatctcgctggtatgcaaaccgtttcacgtgcgctgtcaacgtaattctgccgggttattggccaatgtaaaatttttagatggttgttttagatttctgcttaaaatctaaaacaaccaacACACGtcagtgtgttccataaattttaattatgcttgtcgattacccatccctttccttttcggcggataagaaattgtgatctaaataaagagaataactctataattctatacgtatttgATCCAAAACTcacgcaacaattatttttatacatatatcacTGCcagtacattatatttttgtttaattatgtaccccgagaaataaataataaggtaattatcacgttaaatctgaacagcgccatctataattttttggggaacgtaacctggaaaatccctcataaGACAACCAGCAGCCACTCCTTGATATGAATTCTATATAATGTATTCTGTGATGAATATGACAGTGACAGGTAGGTACTCTCAGTAAAGCTATAAGGGTTTATAAACGCCACAAATACATTTTTGATATTGATTGACATTGCGCATGCGCAcacattactttttttataagtacgcaaatgttaaattgcaatatagctTCTTTTTAGATAAGTTGATTAAACGTGGCCCTTTTAGACCCCGAGTGCATTATGTAAATAGTCCAACATTTACAAAAGGACATTTTCGGAATTCGGAGCGATATTACAGTTACATGTTGATTGGATGATTAAAGGAATTGGCCCCAAACAATAATTCCGAAGGTCAATAAATCGAAACTAATTGTCTAGGAAATTGGTCTTTGTCGTTTGTATCCATTTggtagtaatttaattttgccaatttatttttacattcaaAATCTCATGCCCTTAATTTATATTCCTATGACGGTATCATCTACCACCCCGGGAATTATCGTTCAAAGATAACGCCTATGAATGTCCCACTAGACAACAttaggtaaattaaaataaataaaaggtaaAAATAACGTAGTAACATATTAAACATTAACAAgcgaaaatgtaataatatcttCTTTGATGTCTACGATATTACCAGGCTAACATAtggaataaatatttcttttcccctccggttgattg
The genomic region above belongs to Pectinophora gossypiella chromosome 4, ilPecGoss1.1, whole genome shotgun sequence and contains:
- the LOC126366056 gene encoding facilitated trehalose transporter Tret1-like isoform X2 — encoded protein: MAATASLALLFGNLLSGYLMERYGRRNSQVVLAVFFISGWVVIGFAKNMAMILVGRFITGLSQGWLGPLGPVFIGEISTPAYRGFFLAGLSLAIAVGVLMSHVFGTLLHWSYASLLCGLFPLIGGVILYFAPETPAWLATQNRIDKCIESFKWYRGTCPEMKAELDKIIAAQEKRDQSMSKLSALKANIVKPEFYKPLTIMTVFFIMTQLSGVNVISAYTTDLVKELMGSKKYADAAMLSLDVLRCASLLVACVLLKKKGRRPMAMISGIFTSLSLIALAIYMFSVKRNRISPVITIGLMTVYMIVSNLGVVPLPWNMVGELFATETKGIGSGISVMTTSVAYFATIKTAPGMLEGLGHHGTYMFYGLSTLLGTIYLYFYLPETRGKTLLQIEEYFRYGKKGRTKDVDNDASIPCV
- the LOC126366056 gene encoding facilitated trehalose transporter Tret1-like isoform X1, with amino-acid sequence MDHDKASELEKFKSNEKCEKENEKRICENGENAKSNRPLKRQAIMAMGTFMLTLGAGATAGFSAILIPQLKHERHGHISTEMVSWVAATASLALLFGNLLSGYLMERYGRRNSQVVLAVFFISGWVVIGFAKNMAMILVGRFITGLSQGWLGPLGPVFIGEISTPAYRGFFLAGLSLAIAVGVLMSHVFGTLLHWSYASLLCGLFPLIGGVILYFAPETPAWLATQNRIDKCIESFKWYRGTCPEMKAELDKIIAAQEKRDQSMSKLSALKANIVKPEFYKPLTIMTVFFIMTQLSGVNVISAYTTDLVKELMGSKKYADAAMLSLDVLRCASLLVACVLLKKKGRRPMAMISGIFTSLSLIALAIYMFSVKRNRISPVITIGLMTVYMIVSNLGVVPLPWNMVGELFATETKGIGSGISVMTTSVAYFATIKTAPGMLEGLGHHGTYMFYGLSTLLGTIYLYFYLPETRGKTLLQIEEYFRYGKKGRTKDVDNDASIPCV